From the Lolium rigidum isolate FL_2022 chromosome 2, APGP_CSIRO_Lrig_0.1, whole genome shotgun sequence genome, one window contains:
- the LOC124688725 gene encoding F-box/LRR-repeat protein 14-like translates to MEGLPEPLLGEIIKRITSTSDLNSLSLVSKQLYSIDAEHRDAIHVGCRLNPTTEALVSLFSRFPNLSKVEINYSGWMSSHGDQLNNQGLHVLSSHCPWLSDLTLSFCSYINDTGLGYVSHCKTLRSLRLNNAPEITSVGLSLVAISCRYLSVLHLVDCMAIARVEWLMYLGKHGSLEELVVKDCKGISQYDLLKFGPGWAKLKKFEFEINGKYWLSGPYDPAYVTGYPYSYDICCENLKDLRLAHIITDQEIGLRFLLGRCKALEILYLEYVIGLDESEMIALFKRCSNLKTISLRLMPLRCGIQFRTALTDDSLTVLALSCPMLQVVELTFTFCDDDWPIEIGFTQEGIVKLIQSCPIRSLVLNGASILNDEGMKGLSSSQFLETLELVDCQSIMDAGMNFIVQAPCLSSLTLRKCDKVTGVGMAALVRSQKLESLTIIGCRQISQEDVQRAAKTVHYSEEIESHDSLKAMNIM, encoded by the coding sequence ATGGAGGGTCTCCCGGAGCCACTGCTTGGAGAGATCATCAAGAGGATTACAAGCACAAGTGATCTTAATTCTCTTTCACTTGTGTCAAAGCAGCTCTACAGCATTGATGCAGAGCATAGGGATGCTATCCATGTGGGTTGTAGACTCAACCCTACAACAGAAGCCTTGGTATCGCTATTCTCCCGGTTCCCCAATTTGTCGAAAGTGGAGATCAATTACTCTGGTTGGATGTCCAGTCATGGGGACCAGTTGAACAACCAAGGCCTCCATGTTCTATCATCTCACTGCCCCTGGCTATCTGATCTCACTTTAAGCTTTTGCTCATACATTAATGACACTGGTCTTGGTTACGTATCGCACTGCAAAACGTTGAGGTCCCTCAGGCTGAACAATGCACCAGAAATAACTTCTGTTGGGCTTTCCCTGGTGGCGATTAGTTGCAGGTATCTTTCTGTTCTTCACCTTGTTGACTGTATGGCAATAGCCAGGGTGGAGTGGCTGATGTATCTCGGTAAACATGGATCATTGGAGGAACTAGTGGTGAAGGATTGCAAAGGAATCAGCCAGTATGACCTCCTAAAGTTTGGTCCAGGATGGGCAAAGCTCAAAAAGTTCGAGTTTGAAATTAATGGAAAATATTGGTTGAGTGGGCCCTATGATCCCGCGTATGTGACTGGCTACCCATATAGCTATGACATCTGCTGTGAGAATCTGAAGGATCTTAGGCTGGCTCATATTATAACTGATCAAGAAATTGGACTTCGTTTCCTCCTGGGGAGGTGCAAAGCACTGGAGATACTTTACCTAGAGTATGTTATTGGTCTAGATGAGAGTGAGATGATTGCACTGTTCAAGAGGTGTAGCAACCTTAAAACTATCTCACTTCGGCTCATGCCTCTGCGATGTGGTATTCAGTTTAGGACGGCATTGACCGATGACAGCCTCACGGTGCTAGCTCTCAGCTGCCCAATGCTTCAGGTTGTTGAACTCACCTTCACGTTTTGTGATGATGATTGGCCAATAGAAATAGGTTTCACACAAGAGGGTATCGTGAAGCTCATCCAGTCTTGTCCAATCCGCTCTCTTGTGCTAAATGGTGCCAGCATTTTGAATGATGAGGGAATGAAGGGCCTCTCATCCTCACAGTTTCTGGAGACACTAGAACTTGTGGACTGCCAGTCTATAATGGATGCTGGGATGAATTTCATTGTCCAGGCTCCTTGTTTGAGTAGCCTCACACTCCGGAAATGTGACAAAGTGACTGGTGTTGGAATGGCTGCACTAGTAAGATCACAGAAGCTGGAGTCACTGACCATTATTGGCTGCCGTCAGATCTCTCAGGAGGATGTGCAACGGGCTGCCAAAACAGTTCACTACTCTGAGGAGATTGAAAGCCACGACAGTCTAAAAGCAATGAACATCATGTAG